Proteins encoded within one genomic window of Cottoperca gobio unplaced genomic scaffold, fCotGob3.1 fCotGob3_70arrow_ctg1, whole genome shotgun sequence:
- the LOC115006208 gene encoding carcinoembryonic antigen-related cell adhesion molecule 5-like, which yields MVVTSDGPKLPSVSVSPSAEIEEGSSVTLSCSSDANPAANYTWYKENGNLKPLSEDPQLVFSSLRSSDSGQYQCRAQNKLGMKTSKSISIDVKYGPKLPSVSVSPSAEIEEGRSVTLSCSSDANPAATYTWYKEKQQLLQGTEGSYHFTSISSEDRGIYYCKSENQHGHIMSSSLSVDVQYGPKLPSVSVSPSAEIEEGSSVTLSCSSDANPAANYTWYKGNQTLLQGLKDTYHFTSISSEDRGIYYCKSENKYSQINSTSVHIDVQYGPKLPSVSVSPSAEIEEGSSVTLTCSSDANPAANYTWYKEDEDSPKASGQIFTITDFRSEHSGNYYCVAQNSRGRRDSTLHLTVVSGSMTSVAVGSITAISLGIIFLSAFLLFRRKRTSKQTTEPGERPDNRAQINSVSDSPSAAAQKTPAEQEQELCYATVNFSKNQEDPLYSNIRLHRHQEDPLYSNIRLHRHQEEEDVDYTTVQFKSASAATESRSQKAAEDSSAVYSTVSKKPRM from the exons ATGGTCGTTACCTCTG ATGGTCCAAAGCTTCCCTCTGTGTCAGTGAGTCCCTCTGCTGAGATAGAGGAGGGCAGTTCAGTGACTCTGAGCTGTAGCAGTGATGCTAACCCAGCAGCTAACTATACCTGGTACAAGGAGAATGGGAACCTCAAACCTCTTAGTGAAGATCCACAGCTCGTCTTCAGCTCCCTCCGGTCCTCTGACTCTGGACAGTATCAGTGCAGAGCTCAGAACAAGCTGGGGATGAAGACGTCTAAAAGCATCTCTATTGATGTGAAAT ATGGTCCAAAGCTTCCCTCTGTGTCAGTGAGTCCCTCTGCTGAGATAGAGGAGGGCCGTTCAGTGACTCTGAGCTGTAGCAGTGATGCTAACCCAGCAGCTACGTATACCTGGTACAAGGAGAAGCAACAACTGCTTCAGGGAACAGAAGGGAGTTATCACTTCACCTCCATCagctctgaggacagagggatcTACTACTGCAAGTCTGAGAATCAACATGGACACATCATGTCATCGTCTCTCTCAGTAGATGTCCAGT ATGGTCCAAAGCTTCCCTCTGTGTCAGTGAGTCCCTCTGCTGAGATAGAGGAGGGCAGTTCAGTGACTCTGAGCTGTAGCAGTGATGCTAACCCAGCAGCTAACTATACCTGGTACAAGGGGAACCAAACACTGCTTCAGGGACTGAAAGACACATATCACTTCACCTCCATCagctctgaggacagagggatcTACTACTGCAAGTCTGAGAATAAGTACAGCCAGATCAACTCCACATCAGTACACATAGATGTCCAGT ATGGTCCAAAGCTTCCCTCTGTGTCAGTGAGTCCCTCTGCTGAGATAGAGGAGGGCAGTTCAGTGACTCTGACCTGTAGCAGTGATGCTAACCCAGCAGCTAACTATACCTGGTACAAGGAGGATGAAGACTCACCAAAAGCATCAGGACAGATCTTCACCATCACTGACTTTAGATCTGAACACAGCGGGAATTATTACTGTGTAGCTCAGAACAGCAGAGGACGTCGTGACTCCACCTTACACCTGACTGTGGTTTCAG GTTCAATGACATCAGTAGCTGTTGGATCAATCACTGCTATTTCTCTGGGTATCATATTCCTCTCTGCCTTCCTGTTGTTCAG AAGAAAGAGGACATCGAAGCAAACCACCGAGCCTGGAGAGAGACCGGACAACAGAGCCCAG ATAAACTCGGTGAGTGACAGCccttcagctgcagcacagaaaacaccagcagagcaggagcaggagcttTGCTATGCCACCGTGAACTTCTCCAAGAACCAGGAAGACCCTCTCTACTCCAACATCAGGCTGCACAGACACCAGGAAGACCCTCTCTACTCCAACATCAGGCTGCACAGACaccaggaagaggaggatgtggaCTACACCACTGTCCAATTTAAGAGTGCCAGTGCCGCCACAGA ATCAAGAAGTCAAAAGGCTGCGGAGGATTCATCTGCAGTGTACAGCACAGTCAGCAAAAAACCAAGAATGTGA